One window of the Deinococcus depolymerans genome contains the following:
- a CDS encoding DUF11 domain-containing protein, producing the protein MTRFPHPTTLLSALLVLAGQAGAARTPAGTEITNQAQAEYLPPAATDPVRAVSNTVVTVVQAVCSVSVTPDGTVPLPGQSATLLPGERAVFAYSVVNTGNTTGSFPVLARSETESTISPALRVVRDLNGNGQPDTNEPQVTELSLAPDDRAALLLVVTTSDAQGDAYVNLIASCAGGQNADSNNVSRVRVGPPPVLGVQKSFTPALVRPGTETTVTVTTSNAGQGESREVILTDLLADQIAQGLSFVPGSARTNTGTLEYTQDGVNWTAAEVSPVRGVRVRAASLAPGASITLTFRMLAGAEAENRVIPNTATAQTGGKSVSGSASADVRYQPAVAIGPVGVPEAPENTPADAQRRPFAVVGQQVCFDHTVKNTGDVRDNFRVTVTYPVGGATSVLYGENGQPLAQPLTLAPGQTALVRICYDAPQAGPLESLITVNGERGTSNTTRDLIGNVEATFPELSKSFEATTQGDAGQTVGIPAGGTVAAGDTITYTLKVRNPYTRPLTNAVVTDPLPAHVDFVSASDGGVPGGQSGAQTVTWNLGTLAAGETRTVTVTTQVSTRAQDGEALRNVFNLVTTELNTPMPSNEVRTPVWTAKLVILKTVSAPEATYGDRLTYTLKISNESATTAITSAVVTDTPARGLEYIPGTSTLAGQPLADPAISGGVLTWNAGTIPARGTITITYQTRVTPEATGQLVNTVQVSGTGAGGVARAIASNRATATTKLNPLKFAPTADLVGTVFVDRNRNGLFDPLLDTPVERARVLLAGGRQVVTDPRGRYSFPNVPLGTHALRLDPNTTPYPPLQVPQDGALSGTQTVHVRGLTSVDFPLAPLGGDISALRRTTLTVGDVTLEKAVYVTDRGYVVTLRLKTPRALDGVTLLDPLPVGAVLKEGGNTYSGSLEAGERTFAYRFDWSGEPRAATTDPVLSWRY; encoded by the coding sequence GTGACCCGCTTCCCTCATCCCACCACGCTGCTGTCGGCGCTGCTCGTTCTGGCCGGTCAGGCGGGCGCGGCCCGCACGCCGGCCGGCACCGAGATCACCAACCAGGCGCAGGCCGAGTACCTTCCGCCCGCTGCGACCGACCCGGTGCGGGCCGTGTCGAACACCGTCGTGACGGTCGTGCAGGCCGTGTGTTCGGTCAGTGTCACCCCGGACGGCACGGTGCCTCTGCCCGGCCAGAGCGCCACGCTGCTGCCCGGCGAGCGGGCCGTGTTCGCGTACTCGGTCGTGAACACCGGCAACACCACGGGGAGCTTCCCGGTCCTGGCGCGCAGCGAGACCGAGAGCACCATCAGTCCGGCCCTGCGGGTCGTGCGGGACCTGAACGGCAACGGCCAGCCCGACACGAACGAACCGCAGGTCACGGAGCTGAGCCTCGCCCCGGATGACCGCGCCGCGCTGCTGCTGGTCGTGACCACCAGCGACGCGCAGGGGGACGCCTACGTGAACCTGATCGCCAGCTGCGCCGGCGGGCAGAATGCCGACAGCAACAACGTCAGCCGCGTGCGTGTCGGGCCGCCCCCGGTGCTGGGCGTGCAGAAGTCCTTCACGCCGGCCCTGGTCCGCCCCGGGACTGAGACGACCGTGACCGTCACCACCAGCAATGCCGGTCAGGGCGAGAGCCGCGAGGTGATCCTGACCGACCTGCTTGCCGACCAGATCGCGCAGGGCCTGAGCTTCGTGCCGGGCAGCGCCCGCACGAACACCGGCACGCTGGAGTACACCCAGGACGGCGTGAACTGGACCGCCGCCGAGGTCAGCCCGGTGCGGGGCGTGCGGGTGCGCGCCGCGAGCCTCGCGCCCGGCGCGAGCATCACCCTGACCTTCCGCATGCTGGCGGGCGCGGAAGCCGAGAACCGCGTCATTCCGAACACCGCGACCGCCCAGACCGGCGGCAAGAGCGTGAGCGGCAGCGCCAGCGCCGACGTGCGTTACCAGCCGGCCGTGGCGATCGGCCCGGTCGGGGTGCCCGAGGCGCCCGAGAACACGCCCGCCGACGCGCAGCGCCGCCCGTTCGCGGTGGTGGGGCAGCAGGTGTGCTTCGATCACACCGTGAAGAACACCGGGGACGTGCGTGACAACTTCCGCGTCACGGTCACGTACCCGGTGGGCGGCGCGACCAGCGTGCTGTACGGCGAGAACGGCCAGCCGCTCGCGCAGCCGCTGACCCTGGCCCCCGGCCAGACGGCCCTCGTGCGCATCTGCTACGACGCGCCGCAGGCCGGACCGCTGGAATCGCTGATCACCGTCAACGGGGAGCGCGGCACCAGCAACACCACCCGTGACCTGATCGGGAACGTCGAGGCGACCTTCCCGGAACTCAGCAAGTCCTTCGAGGCGACCACCCAGGGTGACGCCGGGCAGACCGTGGGCATCCCGGCCGGTGGGACCGTCGCGGCCGGCGACACCATCACGTACACCCTGAAGGTCCGTAATCCCTACACCCGCCCGCTGACGAACGCGGTCGTGACCGACCCCCTGCCCGCGCACGTGGACTTCGTCAGCGCCAGCGACGGCGGGGTGCCCGGCGGTCAGTCCGGCGCGCAGACCGTCACCTGGAACCTGGGCACCCTCGCGGCGGGTGAGACCCGCACCGTCACCGTGACCACCCAGGTCAGCACCCGCGCGCAGGACGGCGAGGCCCTCAGGAACGTCTTCAACCTCGTCACGACCGAACTGAACACCCCCATGCCCAGCAACGAGGTGCGCACGCCCGTCTGGACTGCCAAACTGGTCATCCTGAAGACCGTCAGCGCCCCGGAAGCCACCTACGGTGACCGCCTGACCTACACCCTGAAGATCAGCAACGAGTCCGCCACGACCGCCATCACCAGCGCGGTCGTGACCGACACGCCCGCCCGTGGCCTGGAGTACATTCCCGGCACCAGCACCCTGGCCGGACAGCCGCTCGCGGACCCGGCCATCAGCGGCGGCGTCCTCACCTGGAACGCGGGGACCATCCCGGCGCGCGGCACCATCACCATCACGTACCAGACCCGCGTGACGCCCGAAGCGACCGGCCAACTGGTGAACACCGTGCAGGTCAGCGGCACCGGGGCCGGCGGCGTGGCCCGCGCCATCGCCAGCAACCGCGCGACCGCCACCACGAAACTCAACCCGCTGAAGTTCGCGCCCACCGCGGACCTCGTGGGCACCGTGTTCGTGGACCGTAACCGCAACGGCCTGTTCGATCCGCTGCTGGACACCCCGGTCGAGCGGGCGCGTGTCCTGCTGGCCGGCGGCCGTCAGGTGGTGACCGATCCGCGCGGAAGGTACTCCTTCCCGAACGTGCCGCTGGGCACCCACGCGCTGCGCCTGGACCCGAACACCACCCCCTACCCGCCGCTGCAGGTCCCGCAGGACGGCGCGCTGAGTGGCACGCAGACCGTGCACGTGCGCGGCCTGACCAGCGTGGACTTCCCGCTCGCGCCGCTGGGCGGCGACATCAGTGCGCTGCGCCGCACCACCCTGACGGTCGGTGACGTGACGCTCGAGAAGGCCGTGTACGTCACCGACCGCGGCTACGTGGTGACCCTGCGCCTGAAGACCCCGCGCGCCCTCGACGGCGTGACGCTGCTCGACCCGCTCCCGGTGGGCGCCGTTCTGAAAGAAGGCGGAAATACTTACTCCGGTAGCCTCGAGGCAGGTGAAAGGACTTTCGCCTACCGCTTTGACTGGAGTGGTGAGCCCCGCGCCGCCACCACTGACCCGGTCCTGAGCTGGAGGTACTGA